The genomic DNA GGGCCCATCCTGGTACTACCGCACCCTGGTAGGACCCCCGGCCGGATCAGGTCATCGACCCTCACACGGTCGATTCCATCGATGAGCCCAGGGCCAACTCGCTACTATCCCCCCAGGCGAACATCGGGGGCCACGGGTGAACTACGTCGGCCAATGGTGGCGGCAGCCGGACCGCTATAAGTGGCTGTCCGAGTATCTGGCGACGCGTCGACTACTCGTCGCCGCACGCACCGTCATGACCGTCGTCAGTCTGATCCTGGCCGTCGCGGTGGTGTTGATCCCGTTCAGTCCCGCCGGCCAGCCCGGACCCGCGCAAGCGGTCGTCTGGGTGATCGGCGCCGGGTTCGCCGGGATGGCCCTCCTGTACGCCCGACGCTGGCCCACCGCACGGCAATCGACGGCTCTGAGCATCGCCGGCAGCCTGGGCATCGCAGTGACCGCCCTGACCCCTGTTGACCCGCACACCGGGCTGTTGACCTGCTGGGCTTTTGTCGGACTCGCCGCCTACGTCGCGTCCTTCCACACTCCCAAGCTGCTCACCTTCACCGTCGGCGTCTCGCTCGGAACCGTCGCCGCGTGTGCCCTGCGCACCGGACTGGCCGGTGACGCACCGCTCGCTGTGGCTGTGTTTCTGCTGTCCACCGGTGGGCTGCTGACGGTGGCTTTCGGTGGGCAGATCCTGGTACGACTGGTGTGGAACGACGCGGTGTCCACCGATCCGCTGACCGGGCTGAGCAACCGTCGGGGATTCCGCCGGTCGGCACGCACCATGATCGCCGAGGCTGCCCGTCGTGGTTCGAGCAGTTTCAGTGTGGTGATGGTCGATCTCGACGGGTTCAAAAGTCTCAACGACACGCTGGGGCACGCCGTCGGCGACGAGGTGCTGGTCACGGTGGCCGCCACGCTGCGGGAGGTCTGCGGCCCCGGGGTGATCACCGCACGCGTCGGCGGCGAGGAATTCGTGGTCGCGCAGGCCTCGCCCCCCGGTGACATGGAGTTGCTCGCACGCCGACTCTGCGTCGCCATCGCCGCCAACCGTTGGGGCGTCACCGGCAGCCTCGGCGTCGCGGGCATCACCGTCCGCGACCTGGAAGCGGATCCGGGGACAGTGATCGAGCGCGTGGTCGCCTCGGCTGACATGGCGATGTACGAAGCGAAGCGCGCCGGCGGCAACCAGATCCGCCAGGCCACCGCCGCCTGAACCGGATCCGGAGCAACCGGCTGCTATTTCGCGCGTGTTACGACTTCGGTCGCAGCGGCGCCAGGTCTTGCGCACCCGCCCCGGCAGGTCTACTTTTCGCCACTAAGCGATTTGTTAAGCACTCTTGAGCGAACAGAGAACATGCCTTCTGAATCCGCCATTGCTGTGACCGACGTGGACGTAGCGGCCCGCACCGTCCTCGGCGAACGGCTGCGGGCTGCCAGGGAACGCGCACGGATGTCCACCCGCGACGCCGCCGCCCGCGCCGGGGTCAGCGCGGGCTTCATCAGCCAGCTGGAGAACGGGAAATGCGGTGTCTCGGTTGGTGTGCTCAAACGGCTCTCCGCAGCAGTCGGGGTAACGGTGGCAGAGCTGCTGGCCGACGAGACACCCTCTGCCAGAGCGGTTCTGCGTGCACACGAACGCCCAGTGTTCTCCAGCGACGGCGGGCTGAAGAAGTTGCTGCTGTCCCGCCCGCCGATTCACCAACTGGAGGTCTACGAGGGCACGTTCGAGGTGGGCGGGTCCACCGGTCCCGAACCCTACGCCCACGACAACGCCCACGAACTGTTCTACGTGCTGACCGGGCACATCGAGTTCTCGATCGGCCCTGACACCCTCACGCTCGGCCCCCGCGACAGCGTGGAATACCTGTCCTCGGTTCCACACCGGGCGGTGAACGTCGGTACCGTTGTCGCCCAAGCCATGTGGATCACGTCCCACTACACGCCACCACGTGACCCGAACCCCCTCTCGGGAGCTCCCGCACACCAGATGAAGGACTGACCCATGGCCACATCCCATCGCCTGCTGATCACCGGCGGCCACGTCTTCACCCCCGCCGGAATCGTCGAGGAGCCCGTGCTCATCACCGACGGCATCATCACCGCGATCGGTCCGGACGCACTGGCCGAGACCGGCGCCACCGAGATCGACGCTGCCGGCGGCCTGGTCTCGCCCGGCTTTCAGGACTGCCACATCCATCCGTACCACGCCGGCCTTGATATGAACGCCTGCGATCTCACTCCCTACTCCACCGCCGACGGCTACCTCACCCGGATCGCGGAGTACGCCGCCGACAATCCCGAGCTCGAATGGGTCACCGGCGGTGGCTGGTCGATGGACTCCTTTCCCGGCGGGCTTCCGACGGCGGCAGCTCTGGACGCGGTGGTCGCCGACCGGCCGGCCTTCTTCCCCAACCGCGACGGCCACGGCGGCTGGGTGAACACCAAGGCCATGCAGATCGCCGGCATCGATGACTCGACACCGGACCCGTTCGACGGCCGGATCGAGCGAGACGCCGACGGACACGCCATCGGGACCTTGCAGGAAGGCGCAATGGGCCTGGTGGCCAAGCACATTCCCCTGCCCACGCAGGACGACATGGACGATGCCCTACGGGTCGCCCAGCAGCAGCTTTTCGCCTGGGGCGTCACCGGTTGGCAGGACGCCATCGTGGGCGCCACCAACGACACCCCGGATCCCCTTGATTCCTATCTGCGGGCGACGGCTTCCGGCGAGCTGAAAGCACACGTCGTCGGCGCCCTCTGGTGGGACCGAAACCGCGGACTCGAGCAGATCCCCGAGCTGGTGGACAAGCGCGCCCGGGCGCTGGCCGCCGGATTTGCCGCCACCACCGTCAAGATCATGCAGGACGGAGTCGCCGAGAACTTCACCGCGGGAATGCTGGAGCCCTATCTGGACGCCTGCGGGTGCCCCGGCGAGAACATGGGTAAGAGCTTCGTCGACCCCACCAGCCTCAAGGACATCTCCGTGCAGCTGGATGCTCTGGGCTTCCAGCTGCACTACCACGCCCTCGGCGACCGGGCGGTCCGCGAGTCACTGGACGCTATCGAGGCGGCCCGAAATGCCAACGGCGACAACGACCTGCGCCACACCTTGGCCCACATCCAGGTGATCCACCCCGACGACATCCCCCGGTTCGCCGAACTCGACGTGGTGGCCAACATGCAGCCGCTGTGGGCGCGCCACGAAGACCAGATGGATCTGCTGACCATCCCGTTTTTGGGTCGGCGCCGGGCCGCCTGGCAGTACCCATTCGGCTCGCTGCACCGCGCCGGTGCGAAGTTGGCATCAGGCAGCGACTGGCCGGTGAGCACCGCCAACCCTCTGGAAATCCTGCACACCGCCGTCAACCGGGCGCCTGCCGGCGCCACCGGGCCGTCGGCGCTGCCCTTCCTGGGTGAGCAGGCCCTGTCACTGGCCGACGCTTTGATCGCGCACACCCTGGGCACGGCGTACCTCAATCACGACGAAACCCGTTCGGGCAGCATCGAGATCGGCAAGACCGGTGACATCGTGATTCTCGATCGAGATATCTTCGCCGCCCCGGTAGCCGAGATCGGTTCCGCCAGAGTGGTTTACACGATCATCGGCGGCGAGGTCGTCTACCATGCGGATTCGGCTCTGGTAACGGCATGAGCGCCACCGACCTGACCGCGCACGATATCGCGACACCCACGTCTACTCCCGCATCGGTCGAATTACGTTCATTGACCAAGGCATACGGGCCTGCCGTGGCAGTGGACAACCTGAGCCTGCAGGTGCAACCCGGTGAGTTCTTGAGCCTGCTGGGCCCCAGCGGATGCGGCAAGACCACCACGCTGCGCATGATCGGCGGGTTCGAATTCCCCGACGACGGATCCATCCAGATCTCCGGGCGCAACGTCGAGAATCTCCCCCCGCACAAGCGTCCGGTGAACACCGTTTTCCAGGCCTACGCCCTGTTCCCCCACCTGAAGGTGACCGACAACGTCGCCTACGGTCTACGCAGGTCCGGGGTGGCGAAAAGCGAGATGGCCGGACGCGTGCGCCGCGCTCTGGATATGGTGCGGATGACGGCGTACGCCGACCGCAAACCGGCTCAGCTCTCCGGTGGCCAGCAACAGCGCATCGCCTTGGCGCGGGCACTGGTCAACCGTCCGGCCGTGCTGCTGCTCGACGAACCGATGAGTGCACTCGATCGCAAACTGCGCGAGGAGATGCAGGTCGAGTTGAAGCTGCTGCAGCGCGAACTCGGCACCACCTTTGTCTTCGTCACCCATGATCAGGAAGAGGCCCTGTCGATGAGCGACCGGGTGGCCGTGATGAAGGACGGACGGATCGAACAGATCGGCACAGCCTCGGAGGTATACGACGCACCAGAATCCGCATTCGTCGCGGGTTTCATCGGTCGCCAGAACTCCTTCTCCGCCACGATCTCGTCGTTTGACAGTGCCGGGGTCAGCGTCACGACCGCGGGCCTGTCGCTGTACTCCTCGCGGCCGGTCAAAGGTGAAACGCCGGCAGCCGCCGGCGCCCAGGTGACGGCGGCCATCAGGCCCGAGTCCGTAGGTGTCAGCTCCGCGCAGTCATCGAGTGGCAGCGCCGCGTCGGACCCGCCGGTGAACTCCGTCTCCGGAACCCTGCTGGGGGTCTCCGAGCTGGGCCACAGCCTGCAGCTGGTGGTGCACACCGGCGGCGACGATCAGCTACTGGCCCGCCTGCCCCGGGCCGCCAATCCGCCCACCGAACTCGGATCGCCGGTGACCTGCTCCTGGTCCGCCGACGCCGTCCGGATCTTCACCTCCTGACCCCTGCAACGGAAAGAAACCCCCATGGCACAGCAAGAGCCGGTGCGCGCGCTCGTTCCCGCCGCACTGCAGAAGTCCCTCAGCCGCCGCATGTTCCTGGGCGGCACCGCGGCACTGGGCGCGGGCGCATTCCTGGCCGCCTGCTCGTCGTCCTCCGGGGGAGGTGACTCTGCGTCGGGCACACTGAACATCTACACCTGGGGCGAGTACGACGATCCCGACGTGCTCAAGGAGTTCACCGCGGCCAACGGTCCCTCGATCACGCTGGACTCCTACGGCTCCAATCCGGAGATGATCGCCAAACTCAGTGCCGCCAAGGGCACCTCGGGTTACGACATCTGCGTCCCCACACACTCGGCGATCCAGCAGATGGTCAGCGGTGACCTGCTCGCCGAGCTCGACCACGCCAAGCTGCCCAACATGAAAAACCTCAATGCCAGCGTGGTCGACACCCCCTTCGATCCGGGCAACAAGTACAGCGTGTGCAAAGACTGGGGCTCAACGGGTTACGTGTACGACACCACCGTCATCAACCGCGAGCTGACGTCCTGGGCCGACTTCCTGGACGCCGCGCAGAAGGAAGCTTCCGGCAGTCTGTCGCTGCTGGAGGATCAGGGGGAGGTGGCGTTCACCTACTTCTACGCCAACGGTATCGACCCGAACACCACCGACCCCGCCAACATCGAGGCATACCGGACGTTCATCATCGACAAGATCGCCCCCCACGTCCAGGCTTTCGAGTCCTCGACCAACACGTCGATCTCCACCTCGGCCCGGGCCCTGATCCACTGCTGGAACGGCGACGCCCGGCTGGGCCTTCTCAACAACCCCGAACCCGAGCGCTACAAATGGGTGTGGCCCTCCGAGGGGGCGAACCTCTGGCAGGACAACTGGGCCATCGTCAAGGGTGCGCCCAACGAGGAAGCTGCCTACCAGTTCATCAACTACGTCCTGGACCCTGCGGTGTCCCTGAAGGAACTGACCTACATCGGCTACAACACCGGCATCGACGGGGTGGAGCAGGCGGCGACCGAGGCCGGCATCGAGCGGCCCGATCTGGTGTTCATCAGCGACGAGGTGATGTCGAAGCTCGTCTACAGCCAGATGACGTCGATGGACGGCACCATCATCGCCATCTATGACGAACTCAAGGCAGCGGCGGGCCAGTGACGGTGGTGGACGCCCCGGTGACCGCCGAGGCAGCACCGCGGAGCCGACCACGGCTGCCCGGCAGTCTCGGCGCCCTGCCGCTCGGCGCCTGGATCCTGTTCTTCTTCATCCTGCCGTTCGGCCTGGTCGTCTGGTACAGCTTCGGATACAAGCCGGGCATCTACTCCACCCACGCCAACGACATCCTCTCCCTGGATCGCTACAGCGAGGCCGCGTCGCCGACGTTCCTCGCGATCTTCGTCCGGACATTGAAGATCGCGGCGACCGGAACGGTGCTCTGCCTGCTGATCGCGTTCCCGATGGCGTACTGGATGGCTCAGAAGCTGACGTCGAAATGGCGCGGAGTGGTGTTGGCCCTGGTGCTCATCCCCTACTGGACGAACTTCCTGGTCCGCACCATCGGTTGGCAGATCTCCCTGAGCCCCACCGGTTTCGTCTCCGAGATATTGCAGTGGGCTCACCTCACCGACGACCAGCTGCACGTGCTGTACACCTCGGCGGCGGTACAGCTGGGCGTGGTGTACAACTACCTGCCGCTGATGATCCTGCCGCTGTACGTCGCCCTCGAGCGCCTGGATCCCCAGCTGTTGGAAGCCAGCCGTGATCTGGGTGGAACGGCGTGGAGCACGTTCTGGCACGTCACCTTTCCGCTGGCGGTGCCGGGTGTGACAGCGGGGCTGCTGCTGGTTTTCGTACCCCTGATGGGTGATTACATCACCCCCACCGTGCTCGGCGGCGCCAGCGGCAGCATGGTCGGCCAGATGGTGGCCGCGCAGTTCCAGAGCGCGCAGAACTGGGCCCTCGGGTCGGCGATGGCGGTGTTGCTGATGATGGCCATCTTCGGTACCAGTGCGGTGGTCGGTGGCGTGCTGAAAGTGTTGGGCCGCATCATGACTGCGCTGACATCGCTGTCACTGTCGACGAAGGAGACCTCATGACGATCGCGGGGGCGCGGCGCCGGCGCAGGTTTGTTCTCGGCGACGCCGCCCTGACGGCATGGGGTCTGTTGGGTCTGGCTTTCCTGTTCTTCCCCATCGTGGTCATCGTGGTGTTCTCGTTCAACTCCGGCCGTACGCTGCAGGCGTTCGAGGGCTTCAGCCTCCAGCCCTACCTCGACGCGCTGGCCAATCCCGCCATCACCAACGCCATCTCGGTGTCGTTGGTCACCGCCGCCGGGACAGCAGTGGTGTCCACGGTGCTCGGCACCTTGGCCGGCATCGCACTCACCCGCCGGCCAGGATGGTGGGCGCCCGCTCTGCTCGTCCTGCTGGGTCTGGTGATGGTGACTCCCGAGATCGTCAGCGCCATCTCGCTGCTGCCCTGGTTTGTCAGCCTCGGAACCGACTGGGGTGTCGCATTTTTCAACGTCGGGCAGGTGCGTCTCATCGTGGCCAACTCGCTGTTCGCCAGCGCTGTCGTCACGTTCATCGTGCGTGCGCGCATGGCGGGGATGAACGAGGCTCTCGAGGAAGCGGCTGCCGACCTGTACGCCACGCCACTGCGGCGGTTCACCGACATCACGCTGCCGTTGATCAGTCCCGCCGTCATCTCGGGGGCATTGTTGGCATTCACTCTCAGCCTCGACAACACCGTGGTGTCCTCATTCGTGTCGGTGGCCGGCTCCACGCCGTGGCCGGTGTACATCTTCGCCTCGCTCAAAGCGTCCCTGCGGCCGGAGATTGCCGCGATGTCGACCCTGATGCTCGCACTCACGCTGGTGGTGCTGGGCATCGTGGCGTTGATCCTGCGACGTGACCCGACCGGCGACGGCGGTGGCGCCTCGGGTCTCACCGGAGCGATGGTGGGGCGCTGAGCTAGTTCACAGGCCGAGGCCGGACAGACTGGGATGGTCGGCAGGGCGCGGGCCGCTGCGGTCCCAGAAGAATTTCCGGTCGCTCTCCTGGATCGGCACGTCATTGATGCTGGCATGCCGGTGAGTCATCAGACCGGACTCGTTGAACATCCAGTTCTCGTTGCCGTACGCACGGAACCATGCGCCGGAGCCGTCGTGATACTCGTAGGCGAACCGCACCGCGATGCGGTTGTCGCTGTGCGCCCACAGTTCCTTGATCAAGCGGTACTCGTGCTCACGTTCCCACTTGCCGGCGAGGAACTCGACAATGTTCTCCCGGCCGGTGACGAATTCCGAGCGGTTTCGCCAGCGGCTGTCCAGCGAGTAGGCCATGGACACGACCTGGGGATCGCGGGTGTTCCACGCATCCTCGGCCAGCCGGACCTTACGGGTGGCGGACTCGTCAGTGAAGGGCGGGACCGGGAGTTTCACTTCTGTCGACGTGGTCATGTCGTCTCACTTTCGGGCGGGTCGTCGTTGGTAGACAGGTTTGTCTACATGAGTGACGGTAGCTTGTGTAGACAGATCTGTCTACACTAAGGCTGTGAGCGTGACCGACATCCTGGATCCCCCGCTTGACCTGTCGTCCCTGTCTGCGCGTGAGCGCATTCTGAGCACTGCCTATCGGCTGTTCTACCGCGACGGAATCCGCGCGACCGGAATCGACACCGTGATCGCCGAGGCCCGGGTCACCAAGGTGACGTTCTACCGCCACTTCCCCAGTAAGGATGCGCTGATCATCGCCTTCCTCGAACTCCGCCACCACCGCTGGATGCAGTGGTTTCGGGAGGCGCTGGCGCGGCATGCCGCCGCGGGTAGGCAGAGGCGCGCGCCGGTCGTCGCGGCCGTCGAGGAGTGGCTCACGGCGGAGTCGTTCCGCGGATGCGCCTTCATCAACAGTGTCAACGAGCTCGGCGGCGACCTACCCGAGGTGCACGACATCGCGGCGAGGCACAAGGCCGACATGGTTGCCGCGATCAGGGACACCCTGCCGCCGGGACCGCACCGCGCCCGCACGGCCCAGGCTCTGGGCGTAGCTGTGGACGGCGCAGTGGTGCACGCCCAGTACACCTGTGGGGCAGCTGCTGCGGTCAAGGCCTTGGCGACCATCGCCGACGCACTCATGGCGAGTGTGCCCGAGTAGCCTCCAAGCCAACGGCTTTCGCAATCCGGCCACTGACGTTCGCTTCGGCGCCGGACATATTTTGTTTTCCTAATCAAAATTGACGATTCCGCAGACAGCTCAACTTACTTCCGAGTAGGTTCCGTCTGTTGTTGGTCACATTCAGGTAAAGGAAAGCCCATGCACGCTGCTGCCCGTTCCTCTCTCGCCGCCGGTGTCGCGCTGGTCAGCGCCGGTGCAATTGCGGTCAGCCCGGTACATCCGCCGGTGCTGCGCGGCGAGGCCGTCAGCCCGTCGGTCCAGCTCAGCGCGGCCATCGACCCGATCACCCCGTGGCTGGAAACGTTCAACGACGCCGAGATCAACTTCGCCAACCTGGCCGCCGCCTGGCTGGAGGCACCGGCGCCGGTACTGCAGCAGATCATCGCCAACCAGATCGGCTATCTGAGCCAGCTCCCCGACTTCCCGGCCATTGCCGAGCAGATCGCGCAGAACACCGTTGCAGCCATTCAGGCGCCGTTCGCCGAGGACCTCAGCACGCTGGACTCGCTGCACGCCATCATCTACGACCTGCTGCTCAACGGCTTGCCGCCGATCATCGACCCGGTGGTGCCGGCGAACCTGACCCCGCTGGTGGAGTTCAGCACCACCTACCTCAGCGGTGTCCTGCTCGGTCTGGTGGGCCCGATCATCAACCCCGTGCTGGCGCTCGGCGGCAGCCTGCAGTCGGTGGTCGACAACCTGACCAGCAGCGCCCCCGACATCGAGGCCGCGCTCAACACCGTGATCAACACCCCGGCCGCCATGGTGGACGCGTTTCTCAACGGAGGCCAGTCCATCGACATCACCCCCCTGCTCAACGCTGTCGGCGTCGAGTCTCCCCTTCCCGGCCTGACCTTCTCCGCCGACTTGGTGTTCGGCGGCCTGCTCAGCCCGGGCGGATCGATCTTCAACGCCCTCACCATCGACCTCGGCGACGGCAGCGGCCCCATCGGCGTGGGCCCGGGTGCGCTCGGTTCACTGATCGGCATGGCCCAGCAGATCGCCAAGGCCCTCGGCTGGGATGGAACCGGCAATCCTCTTGCCCCGCCGCTGGATACGCCCGAGCCGGCCACCAGCGAGGTCGACGCCGTGACTGCGACGCCGAGCAAGAACGCGGCGTTGGTGAATGTCGACCTGCCGACGGCGGCGCCGGCGTCGGGCCCAGAGATTGCGGATCCGGCGGCCGAGGCCCCGGCTGCCGACATCGAGGGCGAGGGCGATTCCACACCCGCGCAACCGCAGGGGTCCGACAGTGGCACCGCCACCGACGACGAGGCCGCAGAGGACGTCGAAGCTGACGAGCCCGTGACCGAGACCGAGGACGAGTCGACCGAGGAGAGCGCGGCCGCTGACGAAGACAGCTCGGCGGAGGACGAGGACAGCGCCGAGGGCAGCGAGACCGAGGAGTCGAGTCCGGAGTCGGAGCCGAGCTCTGAATCGACCGACAGCACCGAGTCGAACGACTCCAGCGGGTCCGACGACGGCGGTGACGCCTCCTCCAACGACTCCGCCGCGGAGTAGACGACCAGCACAGCCCCGAGCCTGTCCGCGGCTCGGGGCTGTCTTGGCCCGGACTCTCTCACATCCTGCACACTGTGCGGGTGAAGCGGCCCGCCCCACCGATCACCTTGCTCACCGACCCGTTCCTGCAGCGGCCGCACCCGGATGTCACCGAAGTGGCGTGGTTCACCGAGTTCGGCGGCGGTACACACCACGTGATCGTCGGCGAACCGGTGGCAGCGATGTCGGCGGAGCAGGTACACCGGCTCATCGCAGGCGAGTCTGCCCCGGGCGTGCGGGTGGTCAGCGCCCACACCACCACGTTGTCGCGGGTCGCCGAGGACGCTGAGTCGCGGTTGCCGCCGGGCCGCAGACCGGCGCAGGGCATCGTCGCCAGAGCTGTCCATCGGCATCACGCCCTGATCGACGTACCCGCAGGCGTCCGAACCCCGTACCGCGTGGCCAGTGTGACCGGTGCGGCAATCGCCGTTTCCGACAGCTTCACCGTCCGCGGGCCGCTCCGGCCCGGCGAGCCCGCGGTGATCATGCTGACCTCCGACCACCAGCTGACCGTCAACACCGCGGCCAACCTGCACTTCGCCGCCGCCACCATCACCTCGCACCTCGGCGCCATCGATGCGGTCTTCGCCGCAGGCGACCTGGTGAACGTGCCTGACCGGGCGTCGGAGTGGTTCGACGATGACAGCGGCTCGGGCTTCTTTCCCACGATGCAGGCGCGGGGCGCCCGCACCGGCACCGACGGAAGGGTCTACCGCGGCGGTCAGATCCTCCAGCACGCGCCCATCTATCCGGCGATCGGTAACCACGACGTGCAGGGCCGACGCGCTGGACACAGCACCTTGGCCGCGTCGTTCAGCAATCCCGTCCCCCGCGCTGTGGCCGAGGCCGAGTACCACCGCAACGCCGCAGCGATCAATCCGGGTGATGACCCGGGTGTCAAAGCCTCGTGGATCGAGGACAACTCGTTCTCCACCACCACGTTCCAGGAGATCTTCTCGTTGCCCGGCGGCAGGCCCTACTACGCCACCACCGTGGGCGACGTCCGGCTCATCGTGCTGTTCGCCACCCGGGCCTGGCGCGGTGAAGGTGCCGATCCGGATCCGGCCATGCGCACCGCCACCACGCGATACCAGGATTGCCGTACTTCTGTGGACGATCCACTGGAGCGCGGACACGGTGCGCTTCTCTTCGAGGATCTCGGTGTCGGTTCACGCCAATATGATTGGTTACGAGAGGAGTTGGAGTCCCCGGCTTTCCGCGCCGCCCGGTACACCGTGGTCATGCTGCACGAGGGCCCGCACAGTCTGGGCGAGAACGCCACGCCGCCGTTCGCGCACCCGCTGCGTACCGAAGACCGTGACGCCCGCGGGACGGTGGTCGGATATCGCTATGACTACCCGGCTGCCGAGGACATCCTGCTGCATGACGTAGCGCCTCTGCTCGAAGCCGCGGGAGTGGACCTCGTGCTCAACGGCCACAACCACCTGTGGAACCGATTTGTCTCTCCCACGGGTGTCAACTACCTCGAGGGGTCGAACACCGGCAACAGCTTCGGCGCCTTCGACCCCGCATCGGGCAGGCAGCGCCGGGTACCTCCAGCGCCCTGGAACCCCGAGAACTATTGCGTGCACGGTGATCCCGGCGGCCTCCGGCCTGCACTGCCGACCACGGCACCCGTCACCGACACCCTGGGCCGACCGCTGCCCTTCATCGCCGACGACAATCTCGTGGTGTTCCAGGCGCTGGACACCGGAACCGGCACGGTCACCAGTTGGTATGTCGACATGGCGGACCCGCACGGCTCGGCGGTCATGTTCGACGTACTCCAACTCTGAGATATTCGCGTCCCTCCGTTCCTCCGTCCGTCCGCGATACGTTGCGCCGTCCGACAGACCCCGTTAACCGGCAGTTAGAACTACTTATCTAGACATGTAGACACCAACTGCCGGAGAGCAACAGAACGGGAAATCCAATGTTCGGACACAGATTCAGCGCAGGCGCTGTCGTAGCACTGTCCGC from Mycolicibacterium tokaiense includes the following:
- a CDS encoding metallophosphoesterase, with protein sequence MKRPAPPITLLTDPFLQRPHPDVTEVAWFTEFGGGTHHVIVGEPVAAMSAEQVHRLIAGESAPGVRVVSAHTTTLSRVAEDAESRLPPGRRPAQGIVARAVHRHHALIDVPAGVRTPYRVASVTGAAIAVSDSFTVRGPLRPGEPAVIMLTSDHQLTVNTAANLHFAAATITSHLGAIDAVFAAGDLVNVPDRASEWFDDDSGSGFFPTMQARGARTGTDGRVYRGGQILQHAPIYPAIGNHDVQGRRAGHSTLAASFSNPVPRAVAEAEYHRNAAAINPGDDPGVKASWIEDNSFSTTTFQEIFSLPGGRPYYATTVGDVRLIVLFATRAWRGEGADPDPAMRTATTRYQDCRTSVDDPLERGHGALLFEDLGVGSRQYDWLREELESPAFRAARYTVVMLHEGPHSLGENATPPFAHPLRTEDRDARGTVVGYRYDYPAAEDILLHDVAPLLEAAGVDLVLNGHNHLWNRFVSPTGVNYLEGSNTGNSFGAFDPASGRQRRVPPAPWNPENYCVHGDPGGLRPALPTTAPVTDTLGRPLPFIADDNLVVFQALDTGTGTVTSWYVDMADPHGSAVMFDVLQL
- the gjpA gene encoding outer membrane porin GjpA, with amino-acid sequence MHAAARSSLAAGVALVSAGAIAVSPVHPPVLRGEAVSPSVQLSAAIDPITPWLETFNDAEINFANLAAAWLEAPAPVLQQIIANQIGYLSQLPDFPAIAEQIAQNTVAAIQAPFAEDLSTLDSLHAIIYDLLLNGLPPIIDPVVPANLTPLVEFSTTYLSGVLLGLVGPIINPVLALGGSLQSVVDNLTSSAPDIEAALNTVINTPAAMVDAFLNGGQSIDITPLLNAVGVESPLPGLTFSADLVFGGLLSPGGSIFNALTIDLGDGSGPIGVGPGALGSLIGMAQQIAKALGWDGTGNPLAPPLDTPEPATSEVDAVTATPSKNAALVNVDLPTAAPASGPEIADPAAEAPAADIEGEGDSTPAQPQGSDSGTATDDEAAEDVEADEPVTETEDESTEESAAADEDSSAEDEDSAEGSETEESSPESEPSSESTDSTESNDSSGSDDGGDASSNDSAAE